One Paraglaciecola mesophila genomic region harbors:
- a CDS encoding TonB-dependent receptor produces MHNKLKSFTQSTLALCVSLSLIPDVHAQNTGSPTASEQAQQNDLEIISISARGRTESIQSVPDSVTAFSSEMIENARISNFQDLADLTPNLSQLDNFRPGLSRITIRGLITPQVGDPPIAFVVDGVTASDIEFINQDLVDVERIEVMRGAQGALYGRGAVGGAVLITTKQPIEDFEGSIKGTYSNGNAYHLSGVLSGSLNEEDTAYFRMGGYTKSSDGLIDNRFLNDEADALDEDSIFGQLQFDLFDDTSLNIKGRYTTSTAGFAYYQGVTEDTIEDFSIQTSQNIANRDERDVYELSARLSQDYALGTFEFITAYSKSENAHFYDGDYSADATFIDEEDFFRAPFGTQGIFDVESVTVESRFTSQSDQPLRWAASLFYQDRQRDSAVSFFDDFVGDSPRTRSDFTDDDIYLVIADENSSKAWAVSGQINYDITDKLELTGALRFDQDKRESFDPNFAADTFAAKTFSQSQPKVTLAYQATSDVLIYSSYSKGFRSGGFNEPAEGISRTFDKEVSDSYEAGFKSTLFDNTVTLNGAAFRIEQEDAQVTVFNVDTYTLENLAIDSVDTQGLELELGFAANENLDIRLSAGWVDSEIKRFNEQAYLEGETMVWVPEYNATLSATHQAELNDTWTLTSRAALQIDGPKSFDISQPQIRSSEYRFIDASIGLRSEQWTVQLFVNNLTDERAIQDIFLYDDGVTEFARQPNKPRSYGVEASYRF; encoded by the coding sequence ATGCACAACAAACTAAAGTCATTTACTCAATCTACCCTTGCGCTTTGCGTCAGTCTATCGCTTATTCCTGACGTTCACGCGCAAAATACTGGCTCACCCACCGCCTCGGAACAAGCTCAGCAGAACGATTTAGAAATAATTTCTATTTCTGCCAGAGGGCGCACTGAATCGATTCAGTCAGTGCCAGACTCCGTTACTGCATTTTCATCTGAGATGATTGAGAATGCACGGATCAGTAACTTTCAAGATTTAGCCGACCTGACCCCTAATTTAAGTCAGTTAGATAATTTTCGCCCTGGTCTGTCGCGTATTACCATTAGGGGTTTGATCACGCCTCAGGTGGGTGACCCTCCAATCGCTTTTGTAGTTGATGGCGTCACAGCATCAGATATTGAGTTTATTAACCAAGATTTAGTCGATGTAGAGCGTATTGAAGTCATGCGCGGTGCGCAAGGGGCACTGTATGGCCGCGGAGCCGTCGGGGGAGCGGTACTTATCACCACCAAACAACCTATCGAAGATTTTGAAGGTAGTATTAAGGGTACTTATAGCAATGGCAATGCATATCATCTAAGTGGTGTGCTCTCAGGCTCATTAAATGAAGAAGATACGGCTTATTTTAGAATGGGTGGTTACACCAAAAGCAGTGACGGCTTAATCGACAATAGGTTTTTAAACGACGAAGCCGACGCGCTAGATGAAGACTCTATTTTCGGTCAGTTGCAATTTGATTTATTTGACGACACCAGCCTAAACATAAAAGGACGCTACACTACCAGCACCGCTGGGTTCGCCTATTATCAAGGGGTGACTGAAGACACCATTGAAGATTTTTCCATACAGACATCGCAAAACATTGCTAATCGTGACGAGCGAGATGTGTATGAATTGAGCGCACGGCTCAGCCAAGATTACGCCCTTGGCACCTTCGAATTTATCACTGCTTACAGTAAGTCTGAAAATGCGCATTTTTACGATGGCGACTATTCGGCCGACGCGACTTTCATTGATGAAGAGGACTTTTTTCGCGCTCCATTTGGCACCCAGGGTATTTTTGATGTGGAGTCTGTTACCGTAGAAAGCCGCTTTACCTCACAAAGCGACCAACCTTTACGTTGGGCAGCCTCGTTGTTTTATCAAGACAGGCAACGAGACAGTGCAGTGAGCTTTTTCGATGACTTCGTAGGCGACAGCCCGCGCACTCGCAGTGATTTTACCGACGATGATATTTATTTGGTTATCGCCGATGAAAACAGTAGCAAAGCTTGGGCGGTATCTGGTCAAATTAACTATGATATTACGGATAAATTGGAGCTTACGGGTGCCTTGCGTTTTGACCAAGATAAACGCGAATCATTCGACCCCAATTTTGCTGCCGACACCTTCGCGGCCAAAACCTTTAGTCAGTCACAACCGAAAGTTACCCTTGCCTATCAGGCAACTTCTGACGTTCTCATTTACTCAAGTTATTCCAAGGGCTTTAGAAGTGGAGGCTTCAACGAGCCTGCCGAAGGGATAAGTCGCACGTTTGATAAAGAAGTCTCCGATAGTTATGAAGCGGGCTTTAAAAGCACCTTGTTTGACAACACTGTCACCCTAAACGGCGCGGCATTTCGTATCGAACAAGAAGACGCCCAAGTCACTGTATTCAATGTGGATACCTATACATTGGAAAATCTCGCCATTGATAGTGTCGATACTCAAGGCTTAGAGTTGGAGCTAGGGTTTGCAGCCAATGAAAACCTAGATATTCGTCTTAGTGCCGGTTGGGTGGACTCAGAAATAAAACGTTTTAACGAGCAAGCTTATTTGGAGGGTGAAACTATGGTTTGGGTACCTGAATATAACGCGACGTTATCTGCAACGCACCAAGCAGAATTAAATGATACCTGGACGTTAACCTCACGAGCGGCACTGCAAATAGACGGGCCAAAATCGTTTGATATCAGCCAACCGCAAATTCGCTCTTCTGAGTATCGTTTTATCGATGCCAGTATCGGCCTGAGGTCAGAACAATGGACGGTACAACTGTTCGTTAATAACTTAACAGATGAACGCGCTATTCAAGATATCTTTTTGTATGACGATGGGGTAACTGAGTTTGCAAGGCAGCCAAATAAGCCACGCTCTTACGGAGTGGAAGCCTCATACCGCTTTTAG
- a CDS encoding pseudouridine synthase, protein MPALKRLDQLLSNLGYCSRKEVRYLLKDKRVTVQGQYANSPALKVAPETVLVDGEVLDTPEGILVMLNKPLGYVCSHDSAEGMRIYDLLPARWESRNPKIVSVGRLDKDTTGLILVTDNTQLVHQLTSPKHHVDKLYEVTVDRPLQPDIIDAFAQGVVLGDGAEQCLPAKVEIISENIANVTLNEGKYHQVRRMFAACGYHVEALHRHQFGPFSLQDLMQGEWQAVTLPC, encoded by the coding sequence ATGCCCGCCCTTAAACGTCTTGACCAACTGTTGAGTAATCTAGGCTATTGTAGCCGTAAAGAAGTTCGCTATTTACTTAAAGACAAACGCGTAACGGTACAAGGTCAATATGCAAATTCTCCTGCCCTTAAAGTTGCGCCTGAGACGGTACTGGTAGATGGCGAAGTGCTTGATACACCTGAAGGGATTCTTGTTATGCTCAACAAACCGTTGGGCTATGTGTGCAGCCACGATAGTGCAGAAGGTATGCGCATATATGACCTATTACCTGCACGATGGGAATCAAGAAACCCTAAAATCGTCAGTGTAGGGCGCTTAGATAAAGACACCACTGGTCTTATTTTGGTGACAGACAACACCCAGTTAGTCCATCAGTTGACCTCACCTAAACACCATGTAGACAAACTGTACGAAGTCACTGTGGATCGTCCTCTGCAACCTGACATCATCGATGCATTCGCCCAAGGGGTGGTACTGGGCGATGGCGCCGAACAATGCTTGCCGGCAAAAGTAGAGATAATCAGTGAAAATATCGCTAACGTAACGCTAAATGAAGGTAAGTATCATCAAGTGAGAAGAATGTTTGCCGCTTGTGGCTATCATGTAGAAGCGCTACATCGCCACCAGTTTGGCCCGTTTTCTCTGCAGGACTTAATGCAAGGTGAATGGCAAGCGGTCACGCTTCCTTGCTAA
- a CDS encoding MBL fold metallo-hydrolase, with product MKITQFALGFMLASSASLGGMLASHALAQEATVKQSSAGFYRTQLGQFTVVALSDGTVDLPMDKLLHQDAEKTKQQLAKMFLNVPTETSVNGYLIDTGNEVLLVDTGAGSLFGPTLGKITSSLQAAGYSLSDVNHILITHLHPDHVGGLSKGGQRVFENATIHAGQADLDFWLSKAQMAKAPKDSKGFFQGAMSSLNPYVSAGKVKGLQGDEQIVPGIQTDATHGHTPGHTSYVVSSEGQEMWVIGDLIHAGAVQFPHPETTIDFDSDPEQAKAQRLRVFSTIAKREALVAGAHLQFPGLGHLRKTQDGFNWVPANYRRLRE from the coding sequence ATGAAGATTACGCAATTTGCACTAGGTTTCATGCTCGCATCCAGCGCCTCGTTAGGAGGGATGTTGGCGAGTCACGCATTAGCTCAAGAAGCAACTGTGAAGCAATCGTCAGCTGGGTTTTATCGAACGCAATTAGGCCAATTTACCGTGGTAGCCCTAAGTGACGGCACAGTAGATTTGCCTATGGATAAGCTACTCCATCAAGACGCTGAAAAAACCAAGCAACAATTAGCAAAGATGTTTTTAAACGTACCTACTGAAACTTCAGTGAATGGTTATCTTATTGATACAGGTAATGAAGTGCTGCTAGTAGACACTGGCGCTGGCTCTTTATTCGGCCCGACATTAGGTAAGATAACAAGCAGTTTGCAAGCCGCTGGATATTCTCTTAGTGATGTAAATCACATATTGATTACGCATTTACACCCTGACCATGTCGGTGGTTTATCAAAAGGCGGACAACGCGTGTTTGAAAATGCCACGATACACGCCGGTCAGGCTGATCTCGATTTTTGGTTAAGCAAAGCTCAAATGGCAAAAGCACCAAAAGACAGTAAAGGATTTTTCCAGGGCGCCATGTCGTCGCTTAACCCTTATGTTAGCGCTGGTAAAGTCAAAGGTTTACAAGGTGATGAGCAGATTGTGCCTGGCATTCAAACTGATGCAACCCATGGGCATACGCCCGGCCATACCTCGTACGTGGTGAGTAGTGAAGGGCAGGAAATGTGGGTGATTGGCGATCTTATTCATGCTGGAGCTGTGCAATTTCCTCATCCTGAAACCACAATTGATTTTGATTCAGACCCTGAACAAGCGAAAGCACAACGCCTACGTGTTTTTTCTACTATCGCTAAGAGAGAAGCCTTGGTCGCTGGTGCCCATTTGCAGTTCCCTGGTTTAGGACATTTACGTAAAACCCAAGACGGATTTAATTGGGTACCTGCAAATTACCGCCGTCTTCGTGAGTAG
- a CDS encoding DUF917 domain-containing protein: protein MKVLTRLDISDILHGCAVLGTGGGGELSEGFGYIEAAFAEGKTFTMVDLNEVPAGEKLCTPYMLGALTPISSEEEREYAQLPRVNTIPMLVAYERLKALTEDDYYGTICCELGGSNTAISFYLAAMTDGYIIDADPAGRAVPEITHSTYYFNGLPAAPIVTANEFGECFICENVADDQRAERVVRALAMVSRNDIAAIDHALPVERLRGAVIPGTISKALTIGQTMRRAAKTQDDIANAIAECASGFVAFRGNVKKFHFETKDGFTLGVIHIQGQGEYKGTIYSIEVKNENMVARLNGVVDVTIPDLICILDLDKNIPVTNPHHRVGANVAVVILPAPKEFTTEKGLAAFGPAYAGIEQAYECAVTKQFAKRKSA, encoded by the coding sequence ATGAAAGTGTTAACCCGTTTAGACATATCAGATATTTTGCACGGCTGCGCAGTGTTAGGTACAGGTGGCGGTGGGGAGCTTAGCGAGGGTTTCGGCTACATTGAAGCCGCCTTTGCAGAAGGTAAAACGTTCACTATGGTAGACCTAAATGAAGTACCTGCTGGTGAAAAGCTATGTACACCTTATATGCTAGGCGCGCTCACGCCTATTTCTAGCGAAGAAGAACGTGAATACGCTCAACTACCGAGAGTGAACACTATTCCCATGTTGGTGGCCTATGAACGCCTAAAAGCGTTAACGGAAGACGACTATTACGGCACTATTTGTTGTGAACTAGGTGGCTCAAATACCGCGATCTCATTCTATTTAGCCGCCATGACTGACGGTTATATTATTGATGCGGACCCAGCTGGGCGCGCCGTACCTGAAATCACTCACTCAACCTATTATTTCAATGGCTTGCCTGCTGCGCCCATCGTAACGGCCAATGAGTTTGGCGAGTGCTTTATCTGTGAAAACGTTGCCGATGATCAACGCGCTGAGCGTGTTGTGCGCGCCCTTGCTATGGTTAGTCGCAATGACATTGCAGCTATCGATCACGCCCTGCCCGTGGAGCGGCTTCGCGGCGCGGTTATTCCCGGCACGATTAGCAAAGCATTAACCATCGGACAAACAATGCGACGCGCTGCAAAAACACAGGATGATATCGCAAATGCTATTGCCGAATGTGCCTCAGGTTTTGTGGCATTTCGCGGTAACGTTAAAAAGTTTCATTTTGAAACCAAAGATGGATTCACGTTAGGGGTAATTCATATCCAAGGTCAGGGCGAATACAAAGGCACAATCTATTCTATTGAGGTAAAAAACGAGAACATGGTAGCGCGCCTAAATGGCGTGGTGGATGTGACCATTCCTGATTTAATCTGCATACTGGATCTGGATAAAAACATACCTGTAACCAACCCCCATCACCGCGTGGGTGCCAATGTGGCGGTTGTAATTTTACCGGCCCCGAAAGAGTTCACTACTGAGAAAGGCTTAGCGGCATTTGGCCCCGCATACGCGGGAATTGAGCAAGCATACGAATGCGCGGTTACTAAACAATTCGCAAAGCGAAAGTCAGCCTGA
- a CDS encoding Lrp/AsnC family transcriptional regulator, with translation MKKTIKIDSYNRKILATLHLQADLTNIELSEKVNLSPSACFQRVKALKDAGYFRAAHADVNLDQLCEHVLAYIEFTFENNTAATRRRFTAVIEEMPHIMDCMQLSGDVDYISLSCFPDIKALNAACSELSDNPELSIKHIKTRIVLDRAKWFLGYPLAHLKWIDESPEY, from the coding sequence ATGAAAAAAACGATAAAAATCGATAGCTACAACCGTAAAATTTTGGCGACACTTCACTTGCAAGCGGATTTAACCAATATTGAACTATCCGAAAAAGTGAATCTGTCACCAAGTGCCTGTTTTCAAAGAGTAAAAGCGTTAAAAGATGCAGGCTACTTTAGAGCTGCCCATGCAGACGTTAATTTAGACCAATTGTGTGAACATGTACTGGCCTATATCGAATTTACCTTTGAGAACAATACGGCAGCTACTCGTAGACGCTTTACTGCCGTAATAGAAGAAATGCCGCACATTATGGATTGCATGCAACTTAGTGGTGATGTGGACTATATTTCTTTGAGTTGCTTTCCTGATATCAAAGCCTTGAATGCTGCCTGTAGTGAACTTAGCGATAATCCAGAGTTATCTATTAAGCATATTAAAACCCGCATCGTTTTGGACAGAGCAAAGTGGTTTCTGGGCTACCCTCTGGCGCACCTAAAATGGATTGACGAAAGTCCTGAGTATTAA
- a CDS encoding cytosine permease — translation MTDEHISPSTTSLNDYATTPVPQSETVNGVGIGMINGGLAFAVPGLITGIELGDALGLKQSIFAFLLGGFALAVLGTVTGLVGMHNRFSSCMTIKFVFGSSGANVINLAFVLSLLGWYGINVDLFSQVSQQLLLTHAEVTAQAWQLEVLFGLLITVITIWGFKTIERITNLLVPILFAIVMYLLVRSFGYADTNPTPEEVSASLSFGEGVSAVVGSFIVSVVLMPDFSRYAAKPIDTVYASFLPFLLINSFVYVVAAFAGIVVADSDILSVMLVLGLGGLAFFLLLISCCVTNVINLYSCGLGIIAIFPKCKEWQCIVAAGLLGTVVASFNLLDNFTNFLFGLSIIFTPVAAIYVVDFFIVRRGEKYSLALLEHNKQVNKRAIIAWMVGIATSTASNQGWITLTTIEVFDAVLLTLPTYYLLSRNTISVPQQI, via the coding sequence ATGACAGACGAACATATATCACCCAGTACCACTTCACTAAATGATTACGCCACAACGCCCGTTCCGCAAAGCGAGACGGTAAATGGTGTTGGTATCGGCATGATAAATGGGGGGCTGGCTTTTGCCGTGCCTGGCCTCATTACCGGCATCGAACTCGGTGATGCCTTGGGGCTAAAACAATCCATTTTCGCGTTCTTACTTGGCGGCTTTGCACTCGCCGTGCTTGGAACAGTCACCGGATTGGTCGGTATGCATAACCGTTTTTCATCTTGTATGACCATTAAATTCGTATTTGGTAGCTCAGGCGCTAACGTTATTAACCTCGCTTTTGTTCTTTCTTTACTGGGTTGGTATGGCATTAACGTGGACTTATTCAGCCAAGTGAGTCAACAACTATTGCTCACGCACGCTGAGGTAACCGCACAAGCATGGCAGCTTGAAGTGTTATTTGGCCTGTTGATCACGGTTATCACTATATGGGGCTTTAAAACTATAGAGCGTATTACCAATTTACTGGTGCCAATTTTGTTTGCCATAGTTATGTATTTATTGGTGCGTAGTTTTGGCTATGCTGACACTAACCCAACGCCTGAGGAAGTGAGCGCTTCACTTAGCTTTGGCGAGGGGGTGTCTGCTGTCGTCGGTAGCTTCATCGTCAGCGTGGTACTAATGCCGGATTTCAGCCGCTATGCGGCCAAACCCATTGATACCGTGTACGCCTCATTTTTACCCTTTTTATTAATCAACTCCTTTGTGTATGTTGTCGCCGCGTTTGCTGGCATTGTGGTGGCCGACAGTGACATCCTCTCAGTGATGCTGGTGTTAGGCTTGGGCGGTTTGGCGTTTTTCTTACTGCTTATTTCCTGCTGCGTTACCAACGTGATTAACCTTTACAGCTGCGGCTTGGGAATTATTGCAATATTCCCTAAATGTAAAGAGTGGCAGTGCATTGTGGCTGCTGGGCTTTTAGGCACTGTGGTCGCCTCATTTAACCTACTCGACAACTTCACTAATTTCTTATTTGGTTTGTCCATCATTTTTACGCCGGTCGCCGCTATCTATGTGGTGGATTTTTTCATTGTCAGGCGTGGTGAAAAATACTCATTGGCGCTCTTAGAACACAACAAACAAGTGAATAAACGGGCGATTATCGCGTGGATGGTGGGGATAGCGACCTCGACGGCGTCAAATCAAGGGTGGATCACCCTGACCACGATAGAGGTGTTTGATGCGGTTCTGCTTACCTTGCCCACTTACTATCTGCTATCACGCAATACGATCAGTGTCCCACAGCAAATTTAA